From Zingiber officinale cultivar Zhangliang chromosome 5B, Zo_v1.1, whole genome shotgun sequence, the proteins below share one genomic window:
- the LOC121986690 gene encoding uncharacterized protein LOC121986690 codes for MAMMLANSWQRLSSNGVTTDCQNIQGASNNQIDDASNQKDIELQASNKIVENDFMDEEFDQDSESESPNAKKKTRGPTFMKDIWCRPSTLPRIKSQCDGTLARNGKFCPIDVEDWHKMPLENKKNMLDVIKEKYDLPPETESWTLRSISKKWRNWKSELKKKYYDPELPMQVLLEERDNRALVEQYVKLVIQWNSEKSKGKERGRPPSRVELFHACFTHANGSPSSNIVAKKLAAMKELENQLPEDEDDQVGQNDIFAQIIGSDRPGRIRMFGDGVNPSVLWGEVPSRSTCNRIVMEQRTKLEKMDEQVGCSVSIKSLFDSMKIMAKGVVHSMDPNTEVGRQALGPNWCEIQVLVVLEREESLIRPYDLLQRFEDTLGGMIAWPCHLLTVNEEDFY; via the exons ACTGTCAAAACATTCAAGGTGCATCAAATAACCAAATAGATGATGCTTCAAATCAGAAAGACATTGAGTTACAAGCTTCAAATAAGATTGTTGAAAATGATTTTATGGATGAAGAATTTGATCAAG ATAGTGAAAGTGAATCTCCTAATGCTAAGAAGAAAACTAGAGGCCCTACATTTATGAAAGACATTTGGTGTCGACCTAGTACGCTGCCACGTATTAAGAGCCAATGTGATG GTACTTTGGCAAGAAATGGTAAATTTTGTCCAATTGACGTGGAAGATTGGCATAAAATGCCCctggaaaataagaaaaatatgttAGATGTTATAAAG GAAAAGTATGACCTTCCTCCTGAAACAGAAAGTTGGACACTACGTTCAATATCAAAAAAATGGAGAAATTGGAAGTCAGAACTTAAAAAGAAGTATTATGATCCTGAGTTACCAATGCAAGTTCTTCTGGAAGAAAGAGATAACAGAGCTTTGGTAGAGCAATATGTGAAATTAGTTATCCAGTGGAATTCAGAAAAATCAAAG GGAAAAGAAAGGGGACGCCCTCCATCACGAGTCGAATTATTCCATGCTTGCTTTACTCATGCTAATGGAAGCCCCTCAAGCAACATTGTGGCGAAAAAATTG GCTGCAATGAAAGAACTAGAAAATCAACTTCCTGAAGACGAGGATGATCAAGTTGGTCAAAATGACATATTTGCTCAAATCATTGGATCAGATAGACCAGGTCGAATACGTATGTTTGGTGATGGTGTTAACCCATCTGTTTTATGGGGAGAAGTTCCAAGCCGTAGTACATGCAACCGAATAGTGATGGAGCAAAGGACAAAGTTAGAAAAAATGGATGAACAA GTTGGATGCTCTGTCTCGATAAAAAGTCTATTTGATTCGATGAAAATTATGGCAAAAGGAGTTGTTCATAGCATGGATCCAAATACTGAAGTAGGAAGACAGGCATTGGGACCAAATTGGTGTGAAATACAAGTTCTAGTTGTCTTAGAACGGGAAGAGAGTTTGATTAGGCCATATGATCTTTTACAAAGGTTTGAGGATACACTTGGAGGAATGATAGCTTGGCCTTGCCATCTG TTGACAGTTAATGAAGAAGACTTCTACTAG